A genomic region of Serratia fonticola contains the following coding sequences:
- a CDS encoding carboxymuconolactone decarboxylase family protein — protein MIKQRLKYSELSPAPYKGMLSALGGLEKGPLDKAMIELMFMRVSQINGCAYCLDMHGKALREQGTSNAKLDTLAGWRVSHEFSEAERAALEWAETVTLIAATGAPDSAFEALKAHFSDAEISDLTFAISIMNAFNRLAVSMRQ, from the coding sequence ATGATTAAGCAACGTTTGAAGTATTCCGAACTGTCACCTGCACCTTACAAAGGTATGCTGAGCGCACTGGGCGGGTTAGAAAAAGGGCCACTGGATAAGGCGATGATCGAGCTGATGTTTATGCGCGTTTCGCAGATTAACGGCTGCGCTTATTGCCTGGATATGCATGGTAAAGCGCTGCGGGAGCAAGGTACCAGCAATGCCAAACTCGATACGTTGGCGGGCTGGCGCGTCAGTCATGAATTCAGTGAGGCAGAGCGCGCCGCGTTGGAATGGGCCGAAACCGTTACTCTGATCGCGGCAACCGGGGCACCAGATAGCGCCTTTGAAGCGCTGAAGGCACATTTTAGCGATGCCGAAATCAGCGACCTGACCTTTGCCATCAGCATCATGAACGCTTTTAACCGCCTGGCAGTCAGCATGCGGCAGTAA
- a CDS encoding PLP-dependent aminotransferase family protein, giving the protein MRHIFAAQGLDSQLAESLYRQIYLRIKEAIVQGTLAANTRLPSVRGLASDLGVARATVENAYSALVAEGYLQSRGQAGTYVSAQLLQVQDRSALSAVRTVPATRSSAFHPHTAGQIAPFQLGLPALDAFPRTVWQRLVARQLRATTVAALSHPPTNGLPELREAIMHYLHLSRGIVCQPEQIFICAGYQALLDLVIDTLLQPGDAVWLEDPGYPVTRPLFRAAGIQTVLVPVDDEGMDIGSGIASRPDARMAVLTPTHQSPLGVTLSLARRMMLLDWAQCHSAWIVEDDYDSEYRYHGKPLPPLKSLDRQGRVLYAGTFSKTLFPALRIAYLVVPEGLVAAFDSRSRLRGCGCAPLLQAGVADFINGGHFYRHLKRMRLLYRQRREWMALALTQQLGEFLTVAPQAGGIQLLARLSAERNDSALAQIAWQQGLAVQALSGWQTLAPADKGLLMGFANFTSYDETEHAVARLASVIQR; this is encoded by the coding sequence ATGCGCCATATTTTTGCTGCTCAAGGGCTGGATAGCCAACTGGCCGAGTCGTTATACCGGCAAATCTACCTAAGGATCAAAGAGGCTATTGTGCAGGGAACGCTGGCTGCCAATACTCGCCTGCCTTCGGTTCGTGGCTTGGCCAGCGATCTTGGCGTGGCGCGCGCGACGGTGGAGAATGCTTATAGCGCCCTGGTTGCCGAAGGCTATTTACAAAGTCGCGGCCAGGCGGGTACCTATGTCTCTGCGCAATTGTTGCAGGTGCAGGATCGAAGCGCGCTGTCTGCTGTGCGAACGGTGCCAGCTACAAGGTCTTCGGCATTCCATCCGCATACGGCCGGGCAGATCGCGCCCTTCCAACTCGGTCTGCCTGCGTTGGATGCTTTTCCAAGAACGGTATGGCAACGCCTTGTTGCCCGCCAACTGCGTGCTACCACGGTGGCAGCACTGTCTCATCCTCCGACAAATGGCTTACCAGAGTTGCGTGAGGCCATCATGCATTATCTGCATCTCTCCCGGGGGATTGTCTGCCAGCCGGAGCAGATCTTTATCTGTGCCGGTTATCAGGCCTTGTTGGATCTGGTCATCGACACCTTGCTACAGCCGGGGGACGCCGTTTGGTTAGAGGATCCGGGCTATCCGGTTACGCGGCCATTGTTTCGTGCCGCCGGAATACAGACGGTTCTGGTTCCCGTGGATGATGAAGGGATGGATATCGGCAGTGGGATCGCTTCCCGGCCTGACGCACGTATGGCTGTGCTGACACCCACGCACCAGAGTCCCCTTGGCGTTACCCTCAGTCTGGCACGGCGTATGATGTTACTGGACTGGGCACAGTGCCATTCGGCATGGATTGTTGAAGATGATTACGACAGCGAATATCGTTACCACGGCAAGCCATTACCTCCGCTGAAAAGCCTCGATCGCCAAGGACGGGTGCTGTATGCCGGTACCTTCAGCAAAACGCTGTTTCCGGCGCTGCGCATCGCTTATCTGGTGGTGCCTGAGGGGCTGGTCGCTGCTTTCGATAGCCGTAGCCGGTTGCGTGGTTGCGGTTGCGCGCCGTTATTGCAAGCCGGGGTGGCCGACTTTATCAATGGTGGACATTTCTATCGCCACTTGAAACGGATGCGTTTGTTGTATCGCCAACGGCGAGAATGGATGGCACTGGCGCTGACACAGCAACTGGGTGAATTTCTGACGGTGGCTCCCCAGGCCGGAGGTATTCAACTGTTGGCCAGATTGAGCGCTGAGCGCAACGACAGCGCGCTGGCACAGATAGCCTGGCAACAGGGGCTGGCGGTACAGGCGTTGTCTGGTTGGCAGACGCTAGCGCCAGCCGATAAAGGGTTGCTAATGGGGTTTGCCAACTTCACCAGCTATGATGAAACGGAACATGCGGTGGCTCGTCTGGCTTCGGTGATACAGCGCTGA
- a CDS encoding YqjD family protein produces the protein MFKKTDKVERDIDQDVTLLADTLDEVLRDSGSKTKEELSELHSKAKGVLRDARARFNGSSSLTQHARDVVDNADSYVRDKPWQGVGIGAAVGIVLGVLLARR, from the coding sequence ATGTTTAAGAAAACCGATAAAGTAGAACGAGACATCGATCAGGACGTGACCCTGCTGGCCGATACGCTGGATGAAGTTTTACGGGATTCCGGCAGCAAGACCAAAGAAGAATTGAGTGAATTACACAGCAAGGCAAAAGGCGTTTTACGCGACGCCCGTGCCCGGTTTAATGGCTCCAGCAGCCTGACACAACACGCACGTGATGTCGTTGATAATGCCGACAGTTATGTCCGTGATAAACCTTGGCAAGGTGTTGGTATCGGTGCCGCTGTTGGTATCGTGCTCGGCGTCTTGCTCGCCCGGCGTTAA
- the asr gene encoding acid resistance repetitive basic protein Asr, which translates to MKKVLALIVAATMGLSSVAFAADTAAAPAPAATTTTTAAPAAEKAPAKATHHKKEHKKATKKATEQKAQAAKKHHKATAKKAPAQKAQAAKKHHKAAAKKAPVAQKAQAAKKHHKAAAKPAQKAQAAKKHHKSSKKAAAPAAK; encoded by the coding sequence ATGAAAAAAGTATTAGCGTTGATCGTTGCTGCCACCATGGGTCTGTCTTCTGTTGCTTTCGCTGCTGATACTGCAGCTGCACCGGCCCCAGCGGCGACCACCACCACTACTGCCGCCCCAGCGGCTGAAAAAGCGCCAGCTAAAGCGACTCACCATAAGAAAGAACACAAGAAAGCAACCAAGAAAGCCACAGAGCAAAAAGCTCAGGCAGCCAAAAAGCATCACAAAGCAACCGCTAAAAAAGCGCCAGCTCAAAAAGCCCAGGCAGCTAAAAAGCACCACAAAGCGGCCGCTAAAAAAGCGCCAGTAGCTCAGAAAGCTCAGGCGGCTAAAAAGCATCACAAAGCAGCAGCCAAACCAGCTCAGAAAGCCCAGGCTGCTAAAAAACACCACAAATCAAGCAAGAAAGCCGCTGCTCCAGCTGCTAAATAA
- a CDS encoding DUF4440 domain-containing protein: MNRYFTEVIDAHVAIANWLGKGTGEVQPLLARFHTDFCMIALNGSKLGANELGVFFQAHRAAKPGLEIVIEEMKLVAEWATGAVVNYREQQTLPDQPATLRYSTVVFTQTADGLRWLHLHETPIGQ; the protein is encoded by the coding sequence ATGAATCGTTATTTTACCGAGGTGATTGACGCCCATGTGGCTATCGCCAACTGGTTGGGAAAAGGAACTGGAGAAGTACAACCGCTATTGGCGCGGTTTCACACAGATTTTTGCATGATTGCTCTAAACGGCAGCAAGCTGGGGGCCAACGAACTAGGGGTATTTTTCCAAGCGCATCGAGCTGCAAAGCCGGGGCTGGAGATTGTGATCGAAGAAATGAAGCTGGTCGCAGAATGGGCAACCGGTGCCGTAGTCAACTATCGCGAGCAACAGACGCTGCCAGACCAACCGGCAACCCTGCGTTATTCTACCGTGGTCTTTACCCAGACCGCTGACGGGCTACGCTGGTTACACCTGCACGAAACCCCTATCGGGCAATAA
- a CDS encoding DUF2002 family protein, translating to MYLRPDEVAKVLESTGFERDYVTDQAYGYRKGEHYVYVNREARLGRTALVIHPALKEKSIHFATPTSAVRTSEQYLEFPLDLSGDAPSARYGIPHGFSSRDALSRYLYSMFL from the coding sequence ATGTATTTACGGCCGGATGAAGTGGCTAAGGTGTTAGAGAGTACCGGCTTTGAACGTGATTATGTCACCGATCAGGCTTACGGGTACCGTAAAGGGGAGCATTACGTTTATGTGAACCGTGAAGCGCGTCTGGGTAGAACCGCGCTGGTGATCCACCCGGCGTTAAAAGAGAAGAGTATCCACTTTGCTACCCCCACCTCGGCGGTGCGTACCAGTGAGCAGTACCTTGAGTTTCCCCTGGATTTAAGTGGTGACGCGCCGAGTGCACGTTACGGCATTCCCCACGGTTTCAGCTCCCGCGATGCGCTCTCGCGCTATCTCTACAGCATGTTCCTGTAA
- a CDS encoding DUF1198 family protein, translated as MTWIIIAALIVVFIIGYRILTSDTRKAIDSLAHLLKVKPMLIESMLQEMGNRNSQNFIRMLNNGYTEEMHQAAYLLFIYLTFVKQADDAQIGLWRETLLRAGLSPELHAEHTEAALFYFAELDLDAFELAQFRRAYNERFNREAIANG; from the coding sequence ATGACATGGATCATCATCGCCGCCCTGATCGTAGTATTTATTATTGGTTATCGCATTCTGACTTCTGACACCCGCAAGGCGATAGATTCACTGGCGCATCTGCTTAAAGTCAAACCGATGCTGATCGAGTCCATGCTACAGGAAATGGGCAACCGCAATAGCCAGAACTTTATCCGCATGCTGAACAACGGCTATACCGAAGAGATGCATCAGGCCGCCTATTTACTGTTTATCTACCTGACGTTCGTCAAACAGGCGGATGACGCGCAGATCGGTCTGTGGCGTGAAACACTGTTGCGCGCCGGATTGTCACCAGAACTGCATGCCGAGCACACTGAAGCCGCGTTGTTTTACTTTGCCGAGCTGGATCTGGATGCGTTTGAACTGGCGCAGTTCCGCCGAGCCTATAACGAACGCTTTAACCGGGAAGCAATTGCCAACGGGTGA
- a CDS encoding MbeD/MobD family mobilization/exclusion protein, producing MTMRELEIQFQNAMNELQASFEKQHREWQQGYLALQQQLEEARLREISLRKQNEQLVRKLSTASSVPEQHALVKQIKMLGAHLDALAKDAATFNRHVHNQQRAADNFSGEQH from the coding sequence ATGACTATGCGTGAGCTGGAAATCCAGTTTCAGAATGCAATGAATGAGTTGCAAGCCAGCTTCGAAAAGCAGCACCGCGAATGGCAACAAGGCTACCTGGCTCTGCAACAGCAGTTGGAAGAGGCCAGGCTACGTGAAATCTCGTTGCGCAAGCAAAATGAACAGCTGGTACGCAAGCTGAGCACGGCCAGTTCAGTGCCGGAACAGCATGCTCTGGTCAAACAGATCAAGATGCTGGGAGCCCATTTGGATGCGCTGGCCAAAGATGCCGCCACCTTTAATCGCCATGTTCATAATCAACAGCGGGCCGCAGACAACTTCAGCGGCGAGCAGCACTGA
- the smrA gene encoding DNA endonuclease SmrA yields the protein MSNEDKGFFEQAMADVIPLSEAQQTLYLKPQDPVDKRARREAQALQLENFLSTGFLDIIPCDIPLEYKGEGIQQGVLDKLRHGHYPPQASLNLLRQPVENCRQALFRFIVQAEKDSLRSLLIVHGRGREDKSHPNIIRSYVAKWLGQFAQVQAFCRALPRDGGEGACYVTLRKSAEAKADNFERHAKHSR from the coding sequence ATGAGCAACGAAGACAAAGGTTTTTTTGAACAGGCGATGGCCGATGTGATCCCATTATCTGAAGCGCAGCAAACGCTGTACCTGAAGCCGCAGGATCCTGTCGATAAGCGAGCGCGTCGTGAAGCGCAGGCGTTGCAATTGGAGAATTTTCTTAGCACTGGTTTTCTGGATATCATTCCCTGCGATATCCCACTGGAATATAAGGGAGAGGGCATTCAACAAGGCGTGTTGGATAAGCTGCGCCATGGCCACTATCCGCCGCAGGCCAGCCTTAATCTACTCCGGCAACCGGTTGAAAACTGTCGACAGGCACTGTTCCGTTTTATTGTTCAGGCGGAGAAAGACAGCCTGCGTTCACTGCTGATTGTGCATGGGCGTGGACGCGAAGATAAGAGTCATCCGAATATTATTCGCAGCTACGTGGCCAAATGGTTAGGGCAGTTTGCACAGGTGCAGGCGTTTTGCCGGGCCCTGCCGCGTGACGGAGGGGAAGGAGCCTGTTACGTCACACTGCGTAAATCTGCTGAGGCAAAGGCAGATAATTTTGAGCGTCATGCTAAACATAGCCGCTAG
- a CDS encoding DoxX family protein: protein MSESLKDGIILLSRILLMILFLIFGWMKLTNFGATITAMEGYGTPLPYVAALISVVVEFIFGIAIVLGVLTRPLAIIYAVYVLGTALIGHPFWRMTGPEMLGNEINFFKNISIIAGLLLLSVTGAGRYSLDYKWFKR, encoded by the coding sequence ATGAGCGAAAGTTTAAAAGACGGCATCATTCTGCTATCCAGAATTCTGCTGATGATCCTGTTTCTTATTTTCGGCTGGATGAAATTGACTAATTTCGGTGCCACCATTACCGCAATGGAGGGGTACGGAACGCCGCTGCCTTACGTGGCTGCGCTCATCTCCGTGGTGGTTGAGTTTATTTTCGGCATTGCCATTGTCCTGGGAGTCCTCACCCGGCCATTAGCCATCATTTATGCTGTCTATGTGTTGGGCACGGCCTTGATCGGCCACCCTTTCTGGAGAATGACGGGGCCAGAAATGCTCGGCAATGAGATTAACTTCTTCAAAAATATCAGCATTATCGCCGGGTTGCTGCTACTTTCCGTCACCGGCGCCGGGCGTTATTCTCTGGACTATAAATGGTTCAAACGCTAG
- a CDS encoding DUF2158 domain-containing protein: MSFNVGDFVQRKTGGPKMIVIAEEDDALVCSWHELGVEQRTEVQASDVNLYHEDDDFGVC, translated from the coding sequence ATGTCATTTAACGTGGGTGATTTTGTACAGCGCAAGACCGGTGGACCAAAGATGATCGTCATCGCGGAGGAAGATGACGCGCTGGTATGCAGCTGGCATGAACTGGGTGTGGAACAACGCACTGAAGTACAGGCCAGTGATGTGAATCTGTATCATGAAGATGACGACTTTGGCGTCTGCTGA
- a CDS encoding LysR family transcriptional regulator, protein MNIMHLDLRRIDLNLLLVFEAVYRLRSVTRAASELALSTSALSHALSRLRKSLGDELFYRVGNDMLPTVFAQSLAPAIGESLALLSKGLTPRPRFVPATSHETFTFAITDYTAFAVFPALMAHLQTKAPNISFQLCYSERKVALNELLAGKIDFALGFTETTDENYQDIEEIDWLEDNYVAICSPAFTQKYGALTQARYLQARHVVVTPWNEERGVIDHQLEKQGLQRNIALKTPSLLGAPFIIAASELLMSIPYYAAKQLQQVAPVQIHPLPFPVPAYKIKIYLHRKNGRPAACNWLKQQLTELANG, encoded by the coding sequence ATGAATATTATGCATCTGGATTTACGACGTATCGATCTCAACCTGTTACTGGTGTTTGAAGCGGTTTATCGCCTGCGCTCTGTCACCCGCGCGGCTTCAGAGTTGGCGTTGAGCACCTCTGCACTCAGCCATGCATTGAGCCGTTTGCGTAAAAGTCTCGGCGATGAACTGTTTTATCGGGTGGGTAACGATATGCTGCCAACGGTATTTGCACAAAGCCTGGCCCCCGCGATTGGAGAAAGCCTGGCTTTATTGAGCAAAGGATTAACCCCGCGCCCACGTTTCGTTCCGGCAACCAGCCATGAAACCTTTACCTTCGCGATTACCGATTACACCGCCTTCGCGGTTTTTCCCGCCCTGATGGCCCATTTGCAAACGAAGGCGCCCAACATTTCGTTCCAGCTGTGCTATTCGGAACGCAAAGTGGCGTTAAACGAGCTGTTGGCAGGCAAGATTGATTTTGCGTTGGGCTTTACCGAAACCACGGATGAGAACTATCAGGACATTGAAGAAATCGACTGGCTTGAGGATAACTATGTCGCGATCTGCTCGCCGGCATTTACACAGAAATATGGCGCACTGACACAGGCGCGATACCTGCAGGCCAGACATGTTGTCGTCACCCCCTGGAATGAGGAACGGGGCGTCATTGACCACCAGTTGGAAAAACAAGGGTTGCAGCGCAATATCGCGCTAAAGACGCCTTCTCTATTGGGTGCCCCCTTTATCATCGCGGCCAGCGAGTTGCTGATGAGCATCCCCTATTACGCAGCAAAGCAATTACAGCAGGTGGCTCCCGTGCAGATCCATCCTCTGCCGTTCCCGGTACCGGCCTATAAAATCAAAATCTACCTGCATCGTAAGAATGGCAGACCCGCGGCCTGCAACTGGCTTAAACAGCAATTAACCGAGCTGGCAAACGGCTGA
- a CDS encoding GNAT family N-acetyltransferase codes for MTIEIRPAVKADAKLILDMIIELAVYEKARDEVLTTQSEIEESLFGEEASAEALICLVNGEPAGYAVFFMSYSTWLGKNGIYLEDLYIAPKFRGAGSGKALLRHIAQLACERRCGRLEWSVLDWNQPAIDFYLSIGALPQNEWVRYRMEGKVLEQFALS; via the coding sequence ATGACGATTGAAATCCGCCCGGCAGTAAAAGCAGATGCCAAGTTGATTCTGGACATGATCATTGAACTGGCAGTCTACGAAAAAGCCCGCGACGAGGTGCTTACCACGCAAAGCGAGATCGAAGAAAGCCTGTTTGGTGAGGAGGCCAGTGCAGAGGCGCTGATCTGCCTTGTGAACGGTGAACCGGCTGGCTATGCCGTATTCTTTATGAGTTATTCCACCTGGTTGGGTAAAAACGGTATTTATCTGGAAGATCTGTATATTGCACCTAAATTCCGAGGGGCGGGTTCTGGCAAAGCCTTGTTACGCCATATCGCCCAGCTTGCCTGTGAGCGCCGTTGCGGGCGTTTGGAATGGAGCGTGCTGGACTGGAATCAACCCGCGATTGATTTCTATCTCAGCATTGGCGCGTTACCGCAGAACGAATGGGTGCGTTATCGTATGGAAGGCAAGGTGCTCGAGCAGTTTGCCCTGTCCTGA
- a CDS encoding antiterminator Q family protein — MRDIQQVLGRWGVWARESSSLGYSPIAAGFKGLLPSSSKTLASCCDSDGMLVDRAVAQLQAMRQPEELELILRYYVYGQSKSAIARGWKCSEGRVRQQMQVAESFIEGCLASQAIRLEMDISTFTNNEK, encoded by the coding sequence ATGCGGGATATACAACAAGTTTTGGGGCGTTGGGGTGTCTGGGCAAGAGAAAGTTCTTCTCTGGGATATTCGCCGATTGCTGCCGGTTTTAAAGGTTTGCTCCCGAGCAGTTCGAAGACGCTGGCATCCTGTTGTGATAGTGATGGTATGCTGGTGGATCGTGCAGTCGCCCAACTGCAAGCGATGCGCCAACCCGAGGAGTTGGAACTGATTTTGCGCTACTACGTTTACGGGCAATCAAAATCCGCTATTGCTCGCGGCTGGAAATGCTCAGAGGGGCGGGTAAGGCAGCAGATGCAGGTGGCAGAAAGTTTTATTGAAGGGTGTTTGGCGAGCCAGGCTATTCGTTTGGAAATGGATATATCTACTTTTACTAATAATGAAAAATAA
- a CDS encoding phage tail terminator-like protein, which yields MSTLRINDLFESRLVNWAEINNVKYSLANVDFVGDESIHLEPFIAPELSVALGIAQEVETYSGNYQINIVMRKGTGAKAGYQLAEEIISLFPRGLVLSEDTFNCYVNTGGNILPAIAKDDLYTLPVTIGYWAGY from the coding sequence ATGAGCACCTTGCGTATCAATGATTTATTTGAGTCCAGATTGGTTAATTGGGCTGAAATAAATAACGTTAAATATTCTTTGGCTAACGTAGACTTTGTGGGGGATGAGAGTATTCATCTGGAACCCTTTATTGCACCTGAACTCTCGGTCGCACTCGGGATCGCTCAAGAGGTAGAAACCTACAGTGGTAACTATCAGATTAATATAGTGATGAGAAAAGGGACCGGTGCCAAGGCAGGTTACCAACTGGCAGAAGAGATTATTTCATTATTCCCCAGAGGGTTGGTGCTGTCGGAGGATACCTTTAATTGTTATGTCAATACGGGTGGGAATATCCTGCCAGCCATTGCCAAAGATGACTTATATACTTTGCCGGTCACCATCGGCTATTGGGCCGGTTATTAA
- a CDS encoding phage tail protein has translation MGFALPNGATVFAGAATAPGVATTAVSNANGAVFTVATGHNLEVGDIVMVSSGWGLIDNLVAKVTASLDTSVTIGAINSTDVGFFPEGGGKGALHKITSWTQIPQITEVAQSGGDQQFVQVQFLEDDRQRNLATFKAAKTQTFTFAHDASQPIYSLLQEADRNGTTLAFYMYVPKAKELRYWSAVPAFDPQPTTAVNQIETVQVSLAVQSRDMTFYKAAV, from the coding sequence ATGGGTTTTGCATTACCAAATGGCGCCACTGTATTTGCTGGCGCGGCAACGGCACCAGGCGTAGCTACTACCGCTGTCAGCAATGCTAACGGCGCTGTCTTCACCGTGGCCACCGGCCACAACCTGGAGGTGGGTGATATTGTAATGGTGAGTTCTGGCTGGGGCTTGATCGACAATCTGGTGGCCAAGGTCACCGCCTCACTGGATACCAGCGTTACTATTGGTGCCATCAACAGCACTGATGTCGGGTTCTTCCCGGAGGGGGGCGGTAAAGGTGCATTGCACAAGATCACTTCCTGGACGCAGATCCCGCAAATTACCGAGGTGGCGCAGTCCGGCGGCGATCAGCAATTCGTGCAGGTACAGTTCCTGGAGGACGATCGCCAACGTAACCTGGCCACCTTTAAGGCGGCAAAAACACAGACCTTTACCTTTGCACATGACGCCTCTCAGCCAATCTACAGCCTGCTGCAGGAAGCTGATCGTAACGGCACGACGCTGGCGTTTTATATGTATGTGCCAAAAGCCAAAGAGCTGCGCTACTGGTCTGCAGTGCCGGCCTTTGATCCGCAGCCGACGACCGCGGTTAACCAGATTGAAACCGTACAGGTGTCTTTAGCGGTTCAGTCTCGTGATATGACGTTCTATAAAGCTGCTGTTTAA
- a CDS encoding phage tail assembly chaperone: protein MAEFKLNPKPTFKADVSIPRPGDEDGVLTFTFKHKTRSQLERLEKTLRETSEQLSETGSYSNEPMADFLMEICAGWALAEEFNRENMLVLLDNYPRAFDSIATQFTRELMAARGKN from the coding sequence ATGGCCGAATTTAAACTGAATCCCAAACCTACATTTAAGGCGGATGTGTCTATCCCGCGACCGGGGGATGAAGATGGCGTACTGACGTTTACTTTTAAGCACAAAACACGCAGCCAACTGGAACGGTTGGAGAAAACGCTGCGTGAAACCTCGGAACAACTGAGTGAGACCGGTAGTTATAGCAATGAGCCAATGGCCGATTTTTTGATGGAAATTTGCGCAGGCTGGGCTTTGGCGGAGGAGTTTAATCGTGAAAACATGCTGGTGTTGCTGGATAACTACCCGCGTGCGTTTGATTCTATTGCTACCCAGTTTACCCGTGAACTGATGGCTGCGCGCGGAAAAAACTGA
- a CDS encoding DUF1799 domain-containing protein: MSAADYDAVVIEVWPDIWPAFQVFQAMGTQWRMGTGGVSGLDYNCLPWLMSLNGVDDEASAFNDIRVMESAALRVIHNK, encoded by the coding sequence TTGAGCGCCGCCGATTATGATGCTGTGGTGATCGAGGTATGGCCGGATATCTGGCCTGCATTTCAGGTTTTTCAAGCCATGGGAACCCAGTGGCGCATGGGGACGGGCGGTGTCAGCGGGCTGGATTATAACTGTTTGCCATGGTTAATGTCCCTTAATGGTGTAGACGATGAGGCAAGCGCGTTTAATGATATTCGCGTAATGGAAAGCGCAGCACTCAGAGTTATTCATAATAAATAA
- a CDS encoding phage tail tape measure protein, translating to MVLRDNSKQLQELNKKLPITTSNFVKATTLMNEFNKSFSLGIRDVNNHTGATSMLLVTQLREVQKALSGDRIKYENIRKELRRLPTEETKKKEPGLLSGFISDKQAEAARKSWQTYIDSATDIAAAVNQVAIASHQGLTEILSRLLTTGRFSFRTFSTSILQMSAGLFSKIISGFAVDKAVKWIDSTFFPAADGNKTAAADNPGKVITGGATSADAGKCDGKGDTTKEKLDEDKKTWGEYYESVTDVYKGINEIGQATHKGLSDNLTELVTTGKANFKDFTSSILKMIIQVINQLLVAYAIQSAMGWISKTFSPASDAGTANNAFALGAYDHFTFDSGGYTGDGGKYEQAGIVHRGEFVMTKEATQRIGVDNLYTMMRGYANGGLVGGNKAPMFGLAGEQGGGITVNSTVVMNNDGAPRLANESSAGGGMGKLVQGIVNQAITERLGKELKPGGLIWNASAAR from the coding sequence ATGGTGCTGCGTGATAATTCCAAACAATTGCAGGAACTCAATAAAAAACTTCCTATCACTACCAGCAATTTTGTCAAAGCCACTACCTTGATGAATGAGTTTAATAAATCATTCTCTCTTGGTATTCGGGATGTTAATAATCATACCGGGGCGACGTCGATGTTATTGGTCACGCAGTTGAGGGAAGTCCAAAAAGCATTGAGTGGTGATAGAATAAAGTATGAGAATATCCGTAAGGAGTTACGTAGATTACCGACAGAGGAAACGAAAAAAAAAGAACCGGGTTTGTTAAGTGGTTTTATTTCAGACAAACAGGCAGAGGCTGCCAGAAAAAGCTGGCAAACCTATATAGACAGTGCCACCGATATTGCTGCGGCGGTTAATCAGGTAGCGATTGCCAGCCATCAAGGCTTAACGGAAATTCTTAGCCGGTTATTGACCACCGGCCGATTTAGCTTTCGCACGTTTTCTACTTCTATTTTGCAGATGTCTGCGGGTTTATTTAGTAAAATCATTAGCGGGTTTGCGGTAGATAAAGCAGTGAAGTGGATAGATTCCACCTTTTTCCCTGCGGCAGACGGTAATAAAACGGCCGCGGCAGATAACCCGGGAAAAGTCATAACCGGCGGGGCTACATCGGCAGATGCTGGTAAATGTGATGGAAAAGGGGACACCACCAAGGAAAAACTCGATGAGGATAAGAAAACCTGGGGGGAATATTATGAAAGTGTCACCGATGTTTACAAGGGGATCAATGAAATTGGCCAGGCAACCCACAAAGGGCTTTCTGACAATCTGACTGAATTGGTCACTACCGGTAAAGCTAATTTCAAGGATTTCACCTCTTCGATCCTGAAAATGATCATCCAGGTGATTAACCAACTGCTGGTGGCTTATGCCATCCAATCGGCGATGGGCTGGATTAGCAAAACATTTTCCCCAGCTTCTGATGCAGGAACAGCAAATAACGCTTTCGCTTTGGGAGCATACGACCACTTTACGTTTGACTCGGGTGGCTACACCGGCGACGGTGGCAAATATGAGCAGGCTGGCATTGTCCACCGCGGCGAATTCGTGATGACCAAAGAAGCGACCCAACGTATTGGTGTGGACAACCTCTACACCATGATGCGTGGCTATGCGAACGGTGGCCTGGTGGGCGGCAATAAAGCGCCAATGTTCGGGCTGGCCGGTGAGCAGGGCGGTGGCATTACGGTCAATAGCACCGTGGTGATGAATAATGACGGCGCGCCCCGTTTGGCCAATGAGTCTTCAGCCGGCGGCGGTATGGGCAAGCTGGTGCAGGGCATCGTCAATCAGGCAATTACCGAACGGTTGGGCAAAGAGCTTAAACCGGGCGGCCTGATCTGGAATGCTTCTGCTGCCCGCTGA